The genomic stretch ATGTCAATGTTATGAATTTAGTATTTTTTATTAAAAAGTAAGAACAATGTTCAAATATCACGAGTGTATAAAAGGACTTTCAGCAAAGTGTGCACGTTTACCTTTCACGAAGAAAAAACATCTCGTCATGAATGGAAGTAACAGTTTCTTGTAACTTCTTTAGTTCTATTTCCATTACCTGGTTCATGTGAATGAAAATCATTATTACAATTTCACCAAAGAAATCGAAAACCAGAGAGTTATGAGGAGATATATCATATCTTCCTCAAATGACAAATGAGTGTCAATTAGACTTTGACAAGGTTCAGATTTGCTCCAAAATAAGGCACAAAAATGACATCCAGGGAATACCGAAACTCCATAGAAAATATAGAGGAGATACACAAATTATAATTATACGGAGTCTAGCAACCATTTAAGAAAGTCGATTATGAGAGAAAAATAAGCCAAAAAAAGAAATCACCGCCAATTATCAATATCAATTCGGTGGAAACAAAACAAAAAATTACAAGATATAAGCATAGGGAAAATGAACTACATGTGTTATGTTCACCATTCAATAATCAAGATATGCATCATACATCTGTGCAGGAACATCAGATGTAGGGCGTGGGTTCAAACCTCGACATCCCACTGGTTCACTTTTAAATAGTGAATTTCAGCCGTTAGGCTTCTTGAGCCAAAAAAAAAGGATACGCATCAATAAAAAGCTTACCATGTTTAGAAATATAAAATAACCTCCCATTATTACATTTTTACCATTAAGGCTACAACTATTAACTCCATTTATATTTGGATCAGGATTTCCTACAGTCACAGAATCCTCGCAGTCAACAAGTATGGACTATCTAATCAAGATCAGACGGCTCATATTTCAAAATTATCTTGTACATTCTTTTAAATTCAATTTTCCAAACTTAAAATCTGAAAAATCCATCAAGATCGGACAATCCATAATTGTTGATTAATAGTTTATGATGTCACTAATACGTTAAATATCTATGCATCTTAATAAAACATTAGTCATCCAGAACCAGATCATAAACACTAGATATCAAAGCCTCACAATCTCAACATAGCCACAAATGCCACACAGTAATACTCAGTTCAGTCCATATCAGCTCTCCTTAAAAAAACTATGTGTGGATGCAACTAAACATATGTTTAGATCCGCACTTGCCCGTCCCAATCTAAGCTGGACGCGATATTCATGAAGCTACAATGTAAAGCTTCTGTGCAACTGCGCTATTTCACCGCAATTTCATAAAAATCCAACGCCGATCCAAACATAGTATACCTAAATCTTTAGGGAGAGGGGACTTTTTATCTGCAGAAGACTAGAAGGAACCTAATCAACCTATTCATTAACATACACAAATACCAATATTACAAAACTAATCCTACAGAAAGCACCACCAATGAAACATGGAATAATTATAATTTATAACAAGCGCAATTCATCAAAAAACATATCAGTAAAACAAATTTAGTAAGTAGTGTTTAATTAAAAACCTCACTTAAATGTATATCTAGTTTCTAATTGATTGTACTAACTCACGCTAGATTTAGCAAATTAGAGATTTGAATACTCACATCAACTTGCCCTTTCTTAGCAACCTTGGACCAATCCTTGGCTGCTACACCAGTCTTCCATTCCAAATCAATAGTCAACTTCACCTCTGGTTTGCTTTCCACAGCCCAAAAACAAGTCATATAATCTCCAGCTTCCGCTGCAAGAAATGCAAACTGACCCGATTGAACACGATCTCCGTAGTGATAGTTGTTTCCATGAGACGAAGTCACCTAAAAATCAAACACACAATTACCCCTTAACCAAAAACGATTGAATTTGAATCAAAGTAGAGAAATTCAATACTGGGCAAGAAAAagttttgatttttatttttggAAGTTGGAATTGATATATGTACCCTAACGGTGACTCTGTGGGAATCGGGTAAGGGATAACCCTCGTTGGGATTAACGACGGAGTACTTGCCAACTGTCATGGAACTGCTCTTCATGTCCTCAGAGATGCATTTGGTTGCACCAGATTGGAGTTCGAATCTGAGGGATTCGGTGGAAGAAGAAAACAGCATCAGAAGTAGGAGTAAAAGATGCAAAAGGGGTTGTTGGTTAAGGCTAATAATGGATGTCATGGTGGAAGTGAGATTGAAGAAAGTAAAGAGAAAATGAAGAGAAAGTTGAGAAGTGATTAGGATGTGAAGAGAAGAAGACGGTGAAGGAAGAGAAAGAGAATTCAGAAGAGTTTCCAACAAAACAGGTTACCAAGTACTGGTGAACTCAACAAGGATgtcaaagttggggtcttacGTGGTTGTCTTTCATTGGAGGATACACGTATGTCAATTTAAGATCCTTTGCGtttgtttatttattttcttttgcgTTTAATAAGTTAGGTTGTTTAAGAGTAAACTCTCACCAGGTTGTTTAGTAAGATCCATTTCATAATTATTAAATCTAtaaaaaaaatctttaaaaaataTTCATATGAATAAGTTAAATAATAATTTTAGAtaacaaattttaaatattttaaaaatcaaaatataatACAATTATTACTTAAAGTAAAAATAACTATTTTTTTTTACTCCCCAACTAAGGCATTGTCATTTTGAGGTgttagaaaaataaaatgaaaaattaatttGTTGGTTCAGAAAGCCCCTATTCACTGTTTCTGTTTGATCGGTAAGTTAATCAGTCATAATTGTTTTTATCATATTAATTGGAACAATAGTTCTATGATTTTATCTCTAATTTTTGATTCACCTGTTCCAGCCGATAGATCCTAGTTGAATTTTAAAACACTCTACCATGTTGGATATCAACTTGATTAAAATCACCTTAAAAACCCGCATTAACTTAAAAGCTTCGATTAATAGCTTCataattttcaattttattttcattGGAATGTGATATTTTTAACTGACTTGAAATTTTAACCCAAAACCAAACACACACCGATTCCTATATGATATATATGATATTTAACTTTAACTAATGATAGTAACATTTTAGTTCTAAAAGCATAGTTTTTTTAAAACTCTTAAAGTTTGTTTAGTCCACAAGATAATAAGACATACACtgattcatatatatatatatatatatatatatatatatatatatatatatatatatatatatatatatatatataaaattgGTTTTAGAGGATTCTAAATGAGACTCGTTTGGTATAGGCTATTGAGTGCTTGATATGGTGAGGAAGAGGGGTGTTTATGCTTTGGGGGATGTGGTGTTTCTGTTTGGTGGAGGAATTTGAATAACATAAGGGAGGGTGTTAGTTTGTTTGATGGAGGGTGTTGGCTAAATAACATTGATCGGAAGATAGGAAATTAGGCTTCTACTTTGTTTTGTAAATACCCTTGACTTGATGGTATTTCTTTGAAGGTTAGATTTAGTAGACTGTTTGATTTAGCAAAGAGTAAGTTGGCGTCAGTCGTAGAGATGAATGAGTTGGATGGGGGGAATGGTGAGGCGTGGAAGTGACGTGGGAGGTTGTTTGCATGGAAGGTGGAGTTAGTGGGAGAGTGTATTGAGCGGTTAATCTAAGTTGTTTTACGGGTGGACATAGAAGACCACTGGGGTTGGAATCTACATTCCTCTTCTTGTTACTCGGTCAACAGTGCTTATAAAAACTTGTCTGAAGTTGACGACAACAACAATCAGGATAATTCCCAATTTTTATGGTTGAAGATTGTGTCATTTAAGGTATCTATTTTTGTATGGCGGTTGTTTTTTAATCATATTCTGACAAAGGAAAATTTGGCTAGGCGGTGAATTATTGTTACAATCGATCAAAGACGTGTGTTAAATTATGGTGTGGATGAAGACAAAGATCATTCATTTATAAATTGTAGTTTTTTTGGTAGATTATGGCCTACAATTTCTAATTGGTTAGGTTTCTCAACGGAATTTCAAGGAAAGTTATTGGATCATCTCTTATATTTTGGAGGGTTAGGCGGTTTTTCAAAAAAAGTCTGACTACTTCTTAATACTATTTGCCTCTTAGTGATTCGGGTTATTTGGAAAGAGTGAAACACTTATTTTTTCAGAATAAATAGGAACATTTGCATGCGTTATTAGAAAGGGAAAAACGTTAGTCTTTTTGGTGGTTAAAGTCGAAATatgtttcttttaattttgatTACCAGGTTTGACGACAAAATCTTTTATATTGCTTATCACATGTTTTGTAGTCAGCTTTGTGTTGTGTCTTTTCATAGTCTTATGTTGtaatttttttctttattatcaTCTTTGGTATATCTTGTACTTGAGTGACTTATTTTGATTGTTAATATATAGCTCATTCTGTGTAGTGGTTTTTGAAGTTGTTTGAGGGATCCACTCACTTGAGGTGAGAGATCCTATAGGTGTTCGGAGCTGCTGGACTATAGGTGGGCGATTAGATTGGTGGAATACGTGGTAGTGGTTACGAGTGTAGTGCTCTTTGAGTATTGAGGAGTGTGAATGACTTAGAGTATGTCATTTATCCCCTTGAGTGGTAATGTATTTATAGGAGTTCCTGATACCTATAACTTTCTTGGGAAAGGTCACTACCCACATAGTCAAAAGGTGGACAATTGAGTCCCTATTTCCAAGGGAGATGTGGGTCAGTAATGACTATGAATTTCTCTTTATCCAAAAGACTCTTATCCCACGTTTTTCCCTCTAGTGGCGAAGAAGACTTAAGGGCGAGGAGATACCTCCCTTCGGGCGACCTCATGTCATCTCCTTTTCCTAAGGTGACCCCAAGCTACCACCCTATGCAAggttatttgcaaatataacaTTACATAGTCTCTTAGGCACGAGTTCTTCGGTAGAGTGTAAAGTGTTTTTTTATTTATGACTAATGGGATTATTCCGAGAACTAATGTTTTCCCTTACCAGGTTTCAGTTGACCATTAGGAATCCAGGCCTTTACAAACTTACTAACATGCAACTTGGCCGATGAGGCGCTATGTCCTTCAGATAAGGTGCTCTTAATCAATTTTGAGGAACTTAAGTTTCTCAAATGTTGCATTGCGTAGCCCAACCTATGAGATGTTGAGTCCCTCATGCGAGGCATTTTACCTTTTAGGTTGGGCCTCCATCGAGCCCTCTAGCACGGCTTGACATCAAGTCTCTGGTCTTGATATATGTCACGCCCCTTAGGCATGATTTCTCGGTAGTAAATTTTCTCGAGGAGAAATTGAGTCCCTCATGCGAGAGTTTTATCCCTGGACAACTTGGTGTA from Lathyrus oleraceus cultivar Zhongwan6 chromosome 7, CAAS_Psat_ZW6_1.0, whole genome shotgun sequence encodes the following:
- the LOC127107121 gene encoding transmembrane emp24 domain-containing protein p24delta9, with product MTSIISLNQQPLLHLLLLLLMLFSSSTESLRFELQSGATKCISEDMKSSSMTVGKYSVVNPNEGYPLPDSHRVTVRVTSSHGNNYHYGDRVQSGQFAFLAAEAGDYMTCFWAVESKPEVKLTIDLEWKTGVAAKDWSKVAKKGQVDVMEIELKKLQETVTSIHDEMFFLREREEEMQELNRRTDNRMFWLSLLSLFVCLSVAGLQLWHLKSFFEKKKII